In the Oscarella lobularis chromosome 14, ooOscLobu1.1, whole genome shotgun sequence genome, one interval contains:
- the LOC136195391 gene encoding protein mono-ADP-ribosyltransferase PARP3-like has product MHAGQLTRHVIARGVARPLQTKFELRSKVLMPPKRRKQAAPKSDETVVVDPETMKVADLKEELQKRGLDAKGKKAELVERLKNAISGGDEDDATDSKPKKGKAEAEEEEEEEGASLDPETMKVADLKAELQKRGLDVKGKKAELVQRLKDALDDSTDSKSEPKTAKTEAKPPKEEKEEEKPKTAKEALKALGSSAKTTKKTAKIDSHCYLSHNASSRVWEDFDCMLNQTNIGFNNNKFYVIQMISAAAGFYVWNRWGRVGEVGQSALKGPSDFDAAKKEFAKKFKDKTKNDWDKRSAFVPYPKKYTLIEMEGGDDEEEEKMVVDETDSGKPKKVKPCTLDKPTQSLVKLIFDHDMFKEAMASMEIDTKKMPLGKISKAQIAKGFEVLEEIEKEIKASRSTKINELSSKFYTLIPHSFGRSVPPPIRTLEHVRKKMDMLLVLADIEVAQTLEKGGEEASTGDEVDHPLDVNYKTLNCTLKHVAASSENFKIIQNYIAATGPAWRKLEIVDVWEMDRKGEGDRFAEHEDISARRLLWHGTNIAVVAAILKGGLRIMPHSGGRVGKGIYFASENSKSAGYVRTAQNTGIMFLAEVALGKEHTITRDDWTLVAPPPKHDCIVARGHTEPEPHKDVTVKIEGKDVVVPQGKPVKQEPFASSSFTQSEYLVYKESQARLRYVLKLKM; this is encoded by the exons ATGCATGCCGGCCAGCTCACGCGACACGTGATCGCAAGGGGCGTTGCTCGACCGTTGCAGACGAAATTTGAACTGCGCTCCAAAGTCCTCATGCCACCCAAAAGACGCAAGCAAGCTGCTCCGAAGTCGGACgaaaccgtcgtcgtcgatcccgaAACGATGAAGGTAGCCGATTTGAAGGAGGAGCTGCAAAAGCGGGGTCTCGACgcgaaaggaaagaaggCAGAGCTCGTCGAGCGCCTCAAGAACGCGATTTCCggaggcgacgaagacgacgcaaCCGACTCGAAGCCAAAGAAAGGCAAGGCAgaggcagaagaagaagaagaagaagaggggGCCTCACTCGATCCCGAAACGATGaaagtcgccgatttgaagGCGGAGCTGCAAAAGCGCGGTCTAGACGTGAAAGGCAAGAAAGCGGAACTCGTTCAACGACTCAAAGACGCGCTCGACGATAGCACCGACTCCAAAAGCGAgccgaaaacggcgaaaacggAGGCGAAGCCCCctaaggaggagaaggaggaggagaagccgaagacggcgaaagaGGCTCTAAAAGCGCTTGGATCGTctgcaaagacgacgaagaaaacggcgaagatCGATAGTCACTGCTATTTGTCGCACAACGCCTCCTCCAGAGTCTGGGAAGACTTCGACTGCATGCTCAATCAGACGAATATTGGCTTCAATAACAACAAGTTCTACGTGATACAGATGATCAGCGCAGCCGCAGGCTTCTACGTTTGGAATCGCTGGGGGAGAGTG GGCGAAGTCGGTCAAAGTGCCTTGAAAGGTCCGTCTGACTTCGACGCAGCTAAGAAGGAATTCGCTAAGAAGTTCAAGGACAAAACGAAGAACGATTGGGACAAGAGAAGTGCCTTTGTCCCTTATCCCAAGAAATACACGTTGATCGAAATGGAAGGAggagatgacgaagaagaggaaaagatg GTAGTGGATGAAACTGACTCTGGGAAGCCCAAGAAGGTGAAACCGTGCACGTTGGACAAACCAACGCAGTCCTTAGTCAAGTTGATATTTGATCACGACATGTTCAAAGAGGCCATGGCTAGCATGGAAATTG acaCCAAGAAGATGCCTCTGGGCAAAATTAGCAAAGCTCAAATAGCCAAAGGGTTTGag GTTTTGGAGGAAATCGAGAAGGAAATTAAGGCATCTCGATCTACCAAAATCAATGAGCTCTCTTCTAAGTTTTACACGTTAATACCGCACAGCTTTGGCCGAAGCGTTCCTCCCCCGATTAGGACGCTAGAGCACGTCAGAAAGAAGATGGACATGCTATTG GTTCTGGCAGATATTGAAGTTGCTCAAACGCTGGAAAAGGGAGGCGAAGAGGCTTCCACG gGCGATGAAGTCGATCATCCTCTGGACGTCAATTATAAGACCTTGAACTGTACTCTAAAACACGTCGCTGCCAGCTCAGAAAATTTTAAA ATCATTCAGAACTATATTGCCGCCACGGGACCGGCTTGGCGTAAGTTGGAGATTGTGGACGTGTGGGAAATGGATAGAAAAGGCGAG GGCGATCGCTTTGCCGAACACGAAGACATTTCAGCGCGACGTCTCTTGTGGCACGGCACCAACATCGCTGTGGTGGCCGCTATTTTGAAAGGGGGTCTTCGCATTATGCCCCACTCGGGTGGACGCGTTGGAAAGGGCATTTATTTTGCATCGGAAAACAGCAAGTCAGCTGGATACG TTCGTACGGCTCAAAACACTGGCATTATGTTTCTCGCTGAAGTGGCCTTAGGCAAGGAGCACACTATAACGAGAGATGACTGGACCCTCGTTGCACCTCCGCCTAAACACGACTGCATCGTCGCTCGCGGTCACACCGAACCGGAACCTCATAAAGACGTTACAGTCAAAATTGAAGGCAAAGACGTTGTTGTGCCCCAAGGCAAGCCCGTCAAGCAAGAACCGTTTGCGAGCAGCAGTTTCACTCAAAGTGAATATCTGGTGTATAAGGAGAGCCAGGCGCGACTTCGGTACGTGTTGAAGCTCAAAATGTGA